In Candidatus Eisenbacteria bacterium, the DNA window CAGCGTCTACGAGGATGGCGAGGCGACCGACGGCGTCGACTATCGCTATCGTGTCATCTCCATCGGGGGGATGGGGGGCGAGACGGCGTCGGCCGAGACCGGGCCTGTGCGCAGCAGTCCCCAGTGGTTCAACGGCCACTACACGAGTGTCGCGATCGCTCTGCTCGTCTTCGGGGGGCTGATCCTCTGGTTCATCCGCAAGGCCCGGAAGGGCATCCATCTGTTCGTTCGCAAGATCGCGGGGCTCGAGGCGGTGGACGAGGCGATCGGGCGGGCGACCGAGATGGGCAGGCCCCTCCTCTACATCCCGGGGACCGGATACATCGAGTACATCAGCACGGTCGCTTCGCTGAACCTCCTGGGCGAGGTGGGCAAGAAGATCGCGGAGTACGGTACGCAGATCCGCGTTCCCGTCCGCGATCCGATCGTCTTCACCGTCGCCCGCGAGGTCGTCCGGGGTTCGTATGCCGCCGCCGGGCGACCCGACGCCTACGATCCCGAGAGCGTCCACTTCCTCGTCGAGAACGCGCTCGCCTATGCCGGCGCCGTGAGCGGGATCATCGTCCGCGAGAGGCCGGCCGCCAACTTCTTCATGGGCTTCTTCGGCGGCGAGTCGCTGATCCTCTCGGAGACGGGCGCGACAACGGGCGCGATCCAGATCGCGGGGACCGATCAAACGACGCAGCTGCCCTTCTTCATCGTGGCCTGCGACTACACCCTGATCGGGGAGGAGCTCTACGCGGCCTCCGCCTACATCGCGCGCGAGCCTCTCATGCTGGGGGCCTTGAAGGGGCAGGACTACACGAAGTTCATCCTCGTGGCGCTGCTCGTCGTCGGAACGCTGGTGTCCCTCATCACCGGCTTCGACTTCAGGCAGGTGCTCGAGACCTCGGGGCACTAGGAGGAGAAGATGCGCGACAAGCTCCCGCTCGGTCTGCTGATCCTGATGGGGATTCTGGGGGTGACCGCGAACTTCCTTCCCCATCCGATCGCGGAGGGACTGAACGACTACCTGCGCAACACGCTGCTCAGGATCGTCGGCTCCTTCGCCCTCATCCTGGGTCTCGGGAACCTGATGCTCCACCACTACAACCGGATCAAGCGCAAGGCGGCCCACTGGCGGCAGTCGTACACGACGATCGTCTCCTTTTTCGTGGTCGCGGCGATCGGCGTGCTGGGCGGAGCCAGGGGCGAGGGGCCGATGCCGACGAAGATCCTCGGATTCCCCTTCGACACGACGACGATCTACAACAAGCTTCTGATCCCCCTGGGCGCTACGCTCTTCGCGCTCCTGGCCTTCTACATGGCCTCGGCCGCCTATCGCTCGTTCCGGGCCAAGAGCACGATGGCGGTCCTCCTGCTCGGATCGGCCTTCATCGTGATGCTCGGGCAGGTCCCCATCGGGGAGCTGATCAGCCCCTACCTGCCCAAACTGAGCAGCTGGATGATGGCGGTGCCGAACACGGCCTCGAAACGCGGGATCGACATCGGCGTCACGCTGGGCGCGACGGCGACCCTCCTCAAGATCCTGACCGGCGTTGAGCGCAGCTGGATGGGGGCGTCGAAATGAACCTGGAACGCCTGATGCGGATCGACCGCAGGATCATCTTCCTCTTCACGGCGGCGGTGATCATCCTCCCGCTCCTGTTCCCGTTTCAGATGCCGATGGGGGTGCAGAAGCCGACGCAGAGATTCTTCGACACGGTGCAGGCGATCGACCCCGAGAGGCAATGCATCCTGATCGCGACCGACTATCTGCCGCAGACGGAGGCCGAGAACCATCCGATGACGATCGCGCTGCTGCGCCACGGGCTGGCGGCCAAGATCCCCGTTCTGATGGCGGCGATGTACATCGAGGGGGCCGGCCTGACCCTCGATGCCATGAATCGCGTGACCGATGAGTTCAACGCGCGCGCCAAGACGTCCGCCGACAGCGTCGTCTACGGCCGCGACATCGTCTTCCTCGGATGGCAGCCGCCGCCGATCGTGCCGATCCTGGGGATGGGGCGCAGCATCGCGGCGGTCTATCCGACCGACTACTTCGGCAACAGGATCGACAGCCTGCGGGTCATGCGCAACGTCCGGAACTACGACGACATCGGAATCGTCTGCTCGATCTCCGCCGGGACGATGCCCCTCTCCTTCGTCCAGTACGCGCAGTCGAAGTACGGTGTGAAGGTCGGGGGGGGCGTCACGGCGGTGAGCGCGCCCGACTACTATCCCTACTTCGAGACCGGCCAGTTCTCGGGCCTGCTCGGCGGGATGAAGGGGGCGGCGGAGTACGAGCACCTCGTCGAGAAGACATTCCACCTCGGTGGCCGGATGAGGGCGACGGAGGGGATGGGGGCGCAATCGACGGCCCACATCCTGATCATCGTCTTCGTCGTGATCGGCAACGTGGCCTACTTCGCCGGGAGGAGGAAGCGCTCATGAACATCACCCCCGAGGTCATCTGGATCTGGATCGGGGCCTTCATGACCCTTTCCATCTTCTCGTTCCTCTACAGGGACAACCCGTTCTATCGATTCGCCGAGCACCTCTTCGTGGGCGCTTCCAACGGATGGACGGTCGGCTTCTACTGGCATCTCGTGCTGAAGCCGATTCTCTTCAGGCCGCTGGGCGAGGCGTTCCGCACGGCCTTCACGAACGGCCTCTCATGGAGCCACTTCAACCCCGCCGCGCCGGCGAACTTCATGCTGATCGTCCCCTTCGCGATCGGGATGCTCTACTTCATGCGCTTCGTGCCGCGGGCGAGCTGGCTGGTCCGCTTCCCGATAGGGATCTTCATGGGCTACTACACCGGCCTCGCGATTCCGGTCGCCTTCACGGGGGCCCTCTTCCCGCAGCTGAAGGGAACGATCGTGACGCGCGGGAGCTTCGCGGATCCGATCGCCGGGCTCTGGGCGGTGCTCGTCCTGATCGGAGTCCTGGGGACCCTGATCTACTTCTTCTTCTCCAAGGAGCAGAAGGGGATCTTCAAGATCGGGGCGAAGACGGGGATCGTCTACATCATGCTCGGCTTCGGCGCGTCCTTCGGTTTCACCGTCATGGCGCGCGTGTCGCTGGCGCTCGGCCGCTTCGTCTTCTTGCTGAGGGACTGGCTGGGAGTGATCTCGTAGGGGCGGGCCGCGGTTCGCCGAGAAGCCCCGGCCCCGCGGGCCGGGGTTTTCTCATACGGGCGGGGACGGTACGATTCCCCTGCATGATGAGATGGGTGAGCGAGGCGATCGCGCCGATCGAAGGGACGTTCGAGGCGGCGACGATGGCGCGCGGCGAGCCGGGCTTGCCCCGCGGCTTCGTCTGGCGCGGGCGGCCGGTGCGTATCGCTGCGGTGGAGCGCGTCTGGAGGAAGCTCGGGCCCGAGAGCACGGGAAAGGAGCTCTACCTGAGGCGCCACTACTTTCGCCTGGCGATGGAGGACGGCACGCGCTGGACGGTCTATTGCCTCCGCCAGCCGGGGGGTGGGGCACGACCGGGCGCGAGGTGGTTTCTCTATGCGATCGAAGAGAAGGCGGATGAGTCCCGCCCGTGACGCTCGCTCCACCAACGCCAGCGGAGGCGGGGGAGCGACGATGATGCCGGCATGAGCGAGCGCGGAGTTTGGCGCGTCGCGATCGTGGGAGCGGGGGCCGCGGGCCTGACCGCGGCGATCGCCGCCGCGGAACGGATCCGGCGCGAGGGGACCAGGCGGCGCACGACGCCCGAGGTCGCCGTCCTGGACGGCGCCGCGCGTCTGGGCGCCAAGATCCTCGTGTCAGGGGGCGGCCGGTGCAATGTCACCAACGTGACGGTTGTGCCCGAGGACTTCAATGGATCGAGGCAGCAGATCCGGAAAGTCCTGGCGGCCTTCAGCGCGAGAGACGCCGCCCTCTGGTTTCGCTCCATGGGAGTGGATCTGCGCGAGGAGGCGGGAGGCAAGCTCTTTCCCGCCACGGGCCGCGCGAGGGACGTCCTGGGCGCTCTGCTCGGCCGCTGTCGCGCGCTGGGGATCGAGGTGCGCACCCGCTGTCGCGTGCATGCGATCAACCGCGTCGCCGCGGCGCAGGAAGGGGAGGGCGGCGCGACCGATCCCCCCTCTCTCCGCGTGGTCCACGAAGCGGGAGAGACGCTCGCCGCTCGCGTCGTTCTCGCGACCGGGGGATCTTCGTTGCCCCGTTCCGGCAGCGACGGAGAAGGGTTCCGGATCGCGGCCGCGCTGGGGCACTCGGTGATCGGGCCGGCCCCCGCGCTGGTCCCCCTCGTCCTCGCGGAAGGCATGCTCCACGGGAGCCTCTCCGGCGTCTCGCTTCCGGCGGAGATGCTCACGCGAAGGGACCGACGGATCATCGATCGGCGGACGGGCGATCTCCTCTGGACTCACTTCGGCGTGAGCGGCCCGGTCGTGCTCGATGCGAGCCGGCACTGGACGACCGCGCGGGCCGCGGGCGCAAGGGTCGAGATCACTGTCTCGTTTCTGCCGGGCGAGGACTTCGAGTCTGTCCAGAGGATGCTCCTCAGGGAGTCATCCGAGGGAGGGGCGCGCTCCTGCCGTCGGGCGCTGGCCGGAAGGATCCCCGAGCGCCTGGCGGAGGCGCTGATGCTTCGCGCGGGGATCGACCGCTCGCGCCGAATCGGAGATCTGCGCAGGGACGAGAGGCGAAACCTGGCGCGGGCGCTTGTCGAGCTTCCTCTCCCGATTGAGCGGGACAGGGGATGGAGCCATGCCGAGACGACGGCGGGCGGGGTCCCGCTCTCCGAGATCGATCCCCGAACGATGGGTTCCCGAAAGGTCCCCGGACTGCACCTCGCGGGAGAGATCCTCGACTGCGACGGTCGCGTGGGCGGATTCAACTTCCAGTGGGCCTGGTCGACGGGCTGGATCGCGGGGCGGGGCGCGGCGGGCGCGACGGGGCGAGGGGCCAGGGGGAAGGGAGGAAGGGGAGCGGGCGGCCCGGGGCATGATTGAATAGCGAACGCGCGTTTGGTATTCTCGCGTCATGCCCCTCCGCAATGACGCCCGCCGCGGCCCCGGACCGACCC includes these proteins:
- a CDS encoding cytoplasmic protein — its product is MSEAIAPIEGTFEAATMARGEPGLPRGFVWRGRPVRIAAVERVWRKLGPESTGKELYLRRHYFRLAMEDGTRWTVYCLRQPGGGARPGARWFLYAIEEKADESRP
- a CDS encoding aminoacetone oxidase family FAD-binding enzyme, giving the protein MSERGVWRVAIVGAGAAGLTAAIAAAERIRREGTRRRTTPEVAVLDGAARLGAKILVSGGGRCNVTNVTVVPEDFNGSRQQIRKVLAAFSARDAALWFRSMGVDLREEAGGKLFPATGRARDVLGALLGRCRALGIEVRTRCRVHAINRVAAAQEGEGGATDPPSLRVVHEAGETLAARVVLATGGSSLPRSGSDGEGFRIAAALGHSVIGPAPALVPLVLAEGMLHGSLSGVSLPAEMLTRRDRRIIDRRTGDLLWTHFGVSGPVVLDASRHWTTARAAGARVEITVSFLPGEDFESVQRMLLRESSEGGARSCRRALAGRIPERLAEALMLRAGIDRSRRIGDLRRDERRNLARALVELPLPIERDRGWSHAETTAGGVPLSEIDPRTMGSRKVPGLHLAGEILDCDGRVGGFNFQWAWSTGWIAGRGAAGATGRGARGKGGRGAGGPGHD